The Candidatus Omnitrophota bacterium genome segment GATCATATTCGGCGGGCCCATGATGGGCCAGGCCGTGTGCGATATGGATGTGCCGGTTTCCAAGGCCGCCAGCGGCATTCTGCTGATGTGGGACGGTGAAAGGAAAGAATATGAGTGTCTGCGCTGTCTGCGCTGCGCGTCGGTGTGCCCCATGGGCCTGATGCCCCGTGAGAGCCTTGCTCTTTACAAAGCGGGGAAGGCCTATGATAAAGCCATGAACTGCATGGAGTGCGGAGCCTGCGCTTATGTCTGCCC includes the following:
- a CDS encoding 4Fe-4S dicluster domain-containing protein: IIFGGPMMGQAVCDMDVPVSKAASGILLMWDGERKEYECLRCLRCASVCPMGLMPRESLALYKAGKAYDKAMNCMECGACAYVCPSGIPLIQYLKLSKKKLSVSNVNLPAGRDLTPLSKNES